The window CTCCGTCTCCTCCAGTTCCGCAATTATCCATGACGTTCGGAATTTTTTTCTTGATGCCTAGCGCATGTTCACGGAGAACTTCCACAAGCGCCGCTACTTCATCTGCGTTTTCTCCTTTCGCTTTTAGCCCCATTAAAAATGCCGCCACTTCGCTGTCTGTAATTTCATCTGACAGCAATTCCCGAGAAGCCGATCTCATTTCTTCTTGATTCAAAGATTGCCGCTCTGACAGCTTTTTTAAGTAATGATTCATCTTCCGCTCCTTTTTTGTTTCCAAGAAAAATCGACGAATCAATTCTTTTCCTTTTTTCGTACCTATGGATTCGGGATGAAACTGCAGCCCGTAAAGGGGATATTCTTTATGTTTGATGGCCATGATTTCTCCATCATCCGTAGATTCCGCTAAAATCTCGAATTTAGAAGGGAGCGTCTTTTCATCAACAGCTAAAGAATGGTAGCGCATGACTTCCAAAGGTTCAGAAAAACCGGAAAAAATGCTTTGACCAGTATGATGGATAAGCGACGTCTTTCCGTGCTTAATCGTTTTTGCCTGAATAATCTTCGCTCCAAAAGCGGCAGCGACCGCTTGATGTCCGAGGCAAATGCCCAAAATCGGGATTTTGTGGTAATAATTGCGGATTAATTCCAGGCATATGCCGGCATTATCCGGTGTACCGGGCCCCGGCGAAATCACAATCGCTTCCGGCTCCATTTTTTCAATCTCTTCGACAGCTATCTCATCATTACGAACAACTTGAACATTTTTCCCTAATTCCGAGATTAATTGATAAAGATTATAAGTAAAAGAATCATAATTATCGATTAATAAAATCATTTACTCCACCTCCAGCAATGCTTTTGCTTTATTAAGCGTTTCCTCG of the Bacillus smithii genome contains:
- a CDS encoding bifunctional anthranilate synthase component II/anthranilate phosphoribosyltransferase, with the protein product MILLIDNYDSFTYNLYQLISELGKNVQVVRNDEIAVEEIEKMEPEAIVISPGPGTPDNAGICLELIRNYYHKIPILGICLGHQAVAAAFGAKIIQAKTIKHGKTSLIHHTGQSIFSGFSEPLEVMRYHSLAVDEKTLPSKFEILAESTDDGEIMAIKHKEYPLYGLQFHPESIGTKKGKELIRRFFLETKKERKMNHYLKKLSERQSLNQEEMRSASRELLSDEITDSEVAAFLMGLKAKGENADEVAALVEVLREHALGIKKKIPNVMDNCGTGGDGAHSFNISTTSAFVLAGGGVKVAKHGNRSVSSKTGSADVLEYLGISLDLHEEEVEELLEENHIAFLFAPHVHPRMKKIMKVRRDLKIPTIFNLIGPLTNPVDLDSQLLGIYRRDMLEMMADVLKRLGRKRAVVLNGAGFMDEASLSGENHLVLLENGHVEKMTVTPEKVDLPYYSNEAIVGGEAKENAEILIGVLKGEKGAYRDTVLLNAGLGFFANGKADTIQEGIRLAKESIDSGRALSALQYLIDYSEKRKRVVI